One Nicotiana tabacum cultivar K326 chromosome 23, ASM71507v2, whole genome shotgun sequence genomic window, GATTCGGCTCATAGTGGAGCAGAGGAGACTGTGGAGGCAGCTGTGAGGTTAGGTGAAGAATTGGTGAGCAGAAATTGGGATGGGAAAGTGTATGCTGATTGTAGGAAAACTTTGTATGTCGAGCTACTAAATTCTCTTGGTTCTGATGAGACTGTAGGAGATTATGGCAAGGAGGAGGAGCCAAACAAGAATCTCTCAAGGCTCTGACTGATCAGAAGCGGattcaaaatttgaagtttatgagtaAGTTAATATTGCAGTAATGATTGGGTTCACGctcaaatatttatagatatttagtggatttcttaatatatatatatatatatatatatatatatatatatatagtctagAAAATCCTAGTGGTTTCACGTGAACAGGTAAGCTAAGCAAAACACTAGATCCTCCCATATGTACTTGTCCAACCATGAATGATTGGTCACTTGAAGTTGTAACATGAATAAAACAAACAATCGTTGGATAATGATTATGCAGGATTATGCGCCCCACAAATTTGTAAGACAAGGTTAATGCTGAGTGTGGCTTCTTGAATCTGATGAGAAAATGTTCGTTGTTTGGACTGCATTTACTTGCAATATTGTGAATAAAGTAGTATGAGGTTTTATTGCATTGTTGTTTATTCATAAACTGGTATTACAAGGAGCAATTAGTAACGAATGCTGAGTAGTGACTAACTTTACAAATACAAGTTACAATTATAAATTTCACGCAGGACTGAGGATTATGGATTGGCTTTCTGAAATTATATCATGCATCTTTCCTTCAAGTCTATATTTTCTGGATCCCTTCCATTTTAAAAATTGCCACTCAGAATTATCAGGATCTGTTACTAGTAATAAGTTTACTGTGGCAAACCAGACAAATTCAACATCCGCATCAAAAGGATGAGTTCTGAGTGCTGCCTCCACAATCATCAGTTTGTTGTAAAATGTGTTAGCTTCTCCTGGTGGCTGCATCCGTTGAAGACTTACCATTTGTTCGTGTAGAATTGTGTGTGCTTTGAGATGGCGCGGACACTAATTTCAACATCAGATTCAGTATAATGAGGGAAGAGGAAGTATGCTGCAGGGTGAAGTTGTGTTTTCTCTTTAATACCAGCTTCTGGCTAAGGAAATTGCGCCATATGTTGCTCGTGGACACTTGGTTAAGGCTCCCATTATCTCGGCTAGTTCTTGCTTAACTTTGTGTTTAAGTCTAGATCTGAAGCAGCTTTTCCATTGCTCATCTTGTAGTTGATTGTTGGTGTCTTTTCCTCCAACGAATAAACGCTGGAAAAGATTGAATATTTTGTAATATAGACATCATATGACTTCTGGACCATACGATTTTATGTTTGATTATACTGTATTATGAATAAGTATTATTTTGTTAGAAGAAATTGTCCACAAACGTTGTGAAGTTTACTTCCCTCAGCTCCCTCTTGTAGTAGGACTGGAGACTCTCAGAGGTGTAGATGTAGTTGGCTTTCCCTTGGTGTATGTATGTGTTTGCTCTTGAATAAATGCCCCAATACCGAATTCAGTGGCTTTTGACTCATTTCCTTTCGTCTTTCTCCAATTATCAAATTTTGTGTGAAAGTAGTGAGTTTTTGTTTTCTATTATCCTCCAACTCGAGAGACAAGGTAGATTCAAGATTTGAACATTATATATTCGAGCTTGGTATTTTATCAGAATTCATTCAAATTTTCGGACGAAATCTATTAGGTGTACTTATCTAGTGACTTTTCTTAAGTGTATATATTAAGTTTGGGAGGAACCGTAACCTATTTGATCAAAATTCTCcaagttaaaaatatttttttttaatatttttttttttgtagtgtttggtcaaactttttgagaaaaaatatatttttgagtaGGAAtagaaacataaaaaaaaatagttctctccgaaaagcacttttttttgaaaaacacttatAAAAATACAAGCACTTATTTCAAAAGTTTGGCTACTAATTGTTTCTAATAAATTAGCCACACCCAAATTTATTCTCAGCAATTCTCAAAATCAgcgcttggccaaacaggctataaagcAATCTGTGAGAAGTGAGAGCTCTCTGCATTGTGAGCAGAACCAAGACaaccaaaaaagaagagaaaaaacttGATGTAAACTAgttatgatatttaagaattCATTTCAGCCGGGAATCATGAGAGTGGCAGTGCCACGTTGTGGAATTCCATTATTGAAGCCTGTCAACAAATTCCCCTTCTTCTCTTCCACCCTTTCGCCTAAAACTTGTGCTCGAACCTTCTCTGCGAAAATGTCAACAAACCCACCTTCTCAACTTACCCACACAATCAATCTTCCAGCCCAACTCAATCAACCCGTTTCTATTATCGCTGCTCCCGGCGTCTCCAATGCCCAGTTCAGGCAAGTCCTTTCACTcgctatttctttcttttctgtttctgGGGTTCTATTTTTAGCATTCAACTATTGTAATTCACGCCTTAATATAGTATTTGTAGTGAAGTTTTTGGCTTTTTTTATGTTAAAGATTGATCATTTTTCTTGGCATGAATGACTTGTTTTGGAGTCCGTCcatttattctttctttctttctttcttttttctttttgagtgtTCTATGTCTAGCTTTCAGCTAATATAATTCACGCTTAATTTGGTATTTGTAGAGAGTGTTTTGGAAGTTTttcatgattttgaaaaaaatggattttttttttacatgtttaAGATTAAAGCATTCTTCTTGCCTCTTGCCATGGCTTTGTATTAACTGAGCTGTTTGGAAGTCCTTCCATTTGTTAtacctttctttttttctttttggggttCTAATTTTAGCTTTCAACCTATATAATTCACACTTAATATGGCATTTGTCTTGAGGGTTTTAGAAGTTAAAGACTTTCTGAAAAGAAAGGAAGCTTCTTTTATGTTAAAGATTAATGATTTTTCTTGGTATGGCTTAGGATTAAGTGAGCTGTTTGGACGTCCCTCCATTTGTtatatctttctttttttctttttgggattCTAACTTTTAGCAAGCAACTTCCATAATTCACGCTTAATATAAATATCTGTAGTGATGTATTAAGAAGTCATTCaagctttttaaaaaaaaaatcaagcaaGCATTTTTATGTTAAAGATGAATCATTTTCTTTGTATGGCTTTGTATGGAGTTTGAGTGAGCATGTTTGGAAGTCCCTCCAGTTGCTATATTGATGTGCCATTTTAGCATTCAACTTATGCATGCTCACTATGGCATTTGTTGTGAGGTTAAGTAAGTGTTTCAAGTATTTCGGGAAAAgggtgaagcattttttttggtTTGGCTTTGAATTAAAATGGCTGTTTGGAAGTCCCTCCAGTTGctatttctttttgcttttttcctttcttctagGGTTATGTAATTTACTCTTAATATGGCATTTGTAGTCAGATTTCTGGAAGATCTTCAAAAGAGGAAGCATTTTATGTAAAGGTTCAGACTTTTCTTACTATGGCTTTGGATTGAGTGAAATATCTATTTCCTTGTAGGAATGCTATTGAATCCTCATTGTTTAAGCAGTGGTTAAAGAACATACAAGCTGAAACAGGACTGCTGGTTAATGGAGCTATGTCTTTAAGACAAGTTCTTATTCAGGTCTCAATCTCAAGTTGTTCTTTTAAAGTATGAAGATTGTGACTTTTATTTGTTCACTAGCTTGGATGAATTACATTGTTGCCAGAGCCCTTCTAAATTTATTAAAAATTGGATAATGCTGGAGGAAAATGGCATGTCTTTTTATCTTGACTGATGCTGCTTAACTACATTGTTGTTGAGTATATTATGTCCAATTAACATTTATTAGACCAATGAATATTTAGGTTTATTGGCACCTTATGCTCCTTAAAGATTGCCATGCTGCCCTGACAGCCTGACATGGCTGTCAGTTGTGCTCTTGCCTTCTTCATGTTATGTGTCGATGTTAAGTTGCAATATCAGTGACTGGAGACATAGTGACTAACGCCGAATTTCAATCTGTTGTCGGTCCTGCTACTGCAAGCATTAAGTTTGCTTTACAGCTGATTTTCCTTTTTATGTGTTTGAGCAGGGTGTAGATATGTTTGGAAAGCGTTTGGGGTTTCTAAAGTTCAAAGCAGATATTATTGATAAGGAGACAGGTCAAAAGGTATCTGAGTAGAATTTCCCATCCCATTTATGTAACTCATTCAGTCGGACAATGAATAGATACTTTTAAAGCTGTGGTTTccttaatttattttgtttatactGAGTCTTTTGTCCAAGTATCTTAGAGCGACGGAAAATACAGTACTCTTGACATAGCTTGTCATTACTAACATTACAATGATTTGTgtcttccattttctttttcctaGCTTAGCCTTGGTTGCGACAAGGGCAATTTCTTTTCAGTCACTATTGCTTCTTTTGTGTGTAGGTTCCTGGTATTGTCTTTGCACGGGGTCCAGCTGTTGCAGTGCTAATCCTTTTGGATTCTGAGGGTGAGACGTATGCTGTGCTTACGGAGCAGGTAGGTCTTCCAAGTTCCAACCATCAACTCCTCTGTTTATATAACGTTGAAAAGTATCTCACAATACTGATTAGGTGAGGAAATCTATGAAGGTTCTCTACCTCTATTACCTTTTTAACTCTAAAAAACTTTCAAATTGTTTGAAAGGTTAGGGTACCTGTTGGGAGGCTAATTTTGGAATTGCCAGCAGGAATGCTGGATGATGACCATGGTGACTTTGCTGGAACAGCAGTTCGAGAGGTCTCTCTTTCCTCTCTATCAAAGCATTATCCCCTCCCCCACCCCAAATAATCCAGGCAATATGATGCCGAAAGCTATCACATATTCATCCATGCACAGGCATTTCATGTCAGAGTTACTGTTTTCTGGTCACAGATGATTTTCTTACAGTTGTGTTTGCAACCGAGTATTCAGAGAGGAGTGAATAATCAGACGGAAGCACTTAAGTTCCAAAATTTATTTTAGATCTAATGGTGTATATGAGAAATTACAGTGGCTTTAATCATTGTGAAGGTCCGGGGTTGTTGTATGGTCTCGTTCAGAAATGTTTCATAGAAGGCTGGTATTTGCATTGTAATTGTCTATAAAATGTTTAAAGAGGGCTCGTATTTGCTTTTGCAAAATATTTGGGTCACAGATAATAACGTACAAACGATGGATGCTGAAGGATTATGGTAGGTTGTGCCAGGCATTGTCTTGTCACTTTTTGGTAGCTGTTGCAGGGATATTCCGAGTAAGGTGACTAATATGCTCACAGAGACTGAATCAACAGGGAACACCGAAGATTAAGTAGGTGTCGACAGTCAATCCCAAGCAACTGAGCAAGTGTCAACAATGAGTTAATTTGTCAAAATCTCAGGCATTAATGTAATTTTGAAGGCGATAGTCAAGTCTAGATTTGAACTTTATGGTAAAGTCTTAGTCGTCAAACTATCATTTTTAAGGTGTGCAGGAGATTGCAAGTAGCCAACTTAACAGCAAGAAAAGGAATAATCATGTTACTAGCCCATATAGGCTTTTGTACCTGGTTGACGACAGCCCGAGGTACAAGgaaatagaacacatgaatcttcAAAAGATGAAGTAAAAATTTCTCCAGATAATACAATGAGCCAATACTTCAGCATATGCTGCAGTTGACTCATTAAGATACATACAGAGTGAATATGAACTTTCTCAAAATTTTCTAGACTGGGGAAAGCTGTTCCCTTGTTTCGTGGCTCAATTACATAGTATATTGGTTTATTATTGCATAATGAACTGGATTCCTCTTATTCTGTCCTTTCTCGACTAATCAATGGAagttccttcttttctgatgagTTAATAGAATCCAGAAATTTGCTGATGTTTGTGTATGTGTGGCTCTACTGATCCTTATAGGAACATTGTAACTTCCTTTTGACAAGCAACTATCTGTTTTACATATTTGACAACTTAGTTGCATTATACTGTATAATCAAGTGCTGCTTTTGAATACTTATGGATGTGCATATATATCAGTGGATGGCAAAATCGGAGAGTTTGACATTGCTATTTGGCCGAACTTCTAATTTAAGTATCTGATCTATATGTCTCAGGTTGAGGAAGAAACTGGAATACACCTGAATGTTCATGATATGGTCGACCTCACGGCTTTTCTTGATGCATCGACTGGGGGAAGAGTTTTTCCTTCTCCTGTAAGCTTCCACCATCTTCTATAAGACTCAGACTAATCTGACCACATGCTCTCTTGGATTTTGAATTATGGGAACAATAAGTAGAAAAATTTGCATAAACAGCTAGTTTCTGCTAAAAAGTATATGAAAGGGTAAATGTTATAGTTGCTTCTAGCCTCGTATTTAAAGAATGTTGACGGTTAATACTTCTAGTGGTCAGTAGTTTCAATTCATTGCACTACTTGCTCTAGTGTTAGGAACCTGGAATGACGTTGGATACTGCTCCATGCGCACTGAAATTATAAATTTTGCGAACCTTGCCCCAGTCATGGTTTTTCAGCATAGTAAAAATTATAATCGGCATGGAAAAGCTGCCATTTTCTGGAACAGCAGTAGCTTCTTTCTCGCATTtcagatttaaaaaaaaagggcAGCTTAGTGCACTGAGCACCCACTATGCACGAGGTTCAGAGTAGGGTGACTACATCAGGTCTATCGCCTTACGTTGGGTCTATATTTCGCATTTAAAAGATGGGGACTTTTCATTATTATTTCTGCCTTTTATGTTTCTCTAACACTATATTTCTGTGATTTTGTTGTTCTTTCGATGTTAGGGTGGCTGTGATGAGGAGATCAGTTTGTTTCTATACAGAGGAAATGTCAGCAAAGAGAAAATCCAACAACTGCAAGGGAAAGAAACTGGACTACGAGACCATGGGGAGCTGATTAAGGTGCATGTGGTTCCATATGATAAACTGTGGCGTGCCACAGCTGACGCAAAGGCTCTGACCGCAATTGCCCTctatgagatggccaaaagagatgGGCTGCTGCCTTGAGTTAATATTTTCTCTCCCAtttttatctcaatttacttTATTGTTTGCTTGGCTGAATAGGTGATGGTATATCTTAGGCAGATGACTTCTACATTATGGGTATTCCTAGGCGAACACTCCTGGCAACTGCATCTGTTGCTTAGTTTTGAACTTTTGTACATAGACACACAAAAGCTGTTTTGCATAGAACACAATTTTATCATTTcgaaaaagataataaaaaagggAAAGAGGAGATTGGTCCTTGCACAGTTAACGGAAGTCCTAAAAAATGACAAATGTATTAACTCTATTCCGTTTTACCGTTAATTCTGTTCCT contains:
- the LOC107828096 gene encoding nudix hydrolase 14, chloroplastic isoform X1, with the protein product MIFKNSFQPGIMRVAVPRCGIPLLKPVNKFPFFSSTLSPKTCARTFSAKMSTNPPSQLTHTINLPAQLNQPVSIIAAPGVSNAQFRQISGRSSKEEAFYVKWLKNIQAETGLLVNGAMSLRQVLIQGVDMFGKRLGFLKFKADIIDKETGQKVPGIVFARGPAVAVLILLDSEGETYAVLTEQVRVPVGRLILELPAGMLDDDHGDFAGTAVREVEEETGIHLNVHDMVDLTAFLDASTGGRVFPSPGGCDEEISLFLYRGNVSKEKIQQLQGKETGLRDHGELIKVHVVPYDKLWRATADAKALTAIALYEMAKRDGLLP
- the LOC107828096 gene encoding nudix hydrolase 14, chloroplastic isoform X2, whose translation is MIFKNSFQPGIMRVAVPRCGIPLLKPVNKFPFFSSTLSPKTCARTFSAKMSTNPPSQLTHTINLPAQLNQPVSIIAAPGVSNAQFRNAIESSLFKQWLKNIQAETGLLVNGAMSLRQVLIQGVDMFGKRLGFLKFKADIIDKETGQKVPGIVFARGPAVAVLILLDSEGETYAVLTEQVRVPVGRLILELPAGMLDDDHGDFAGTAVREVEEETGIHLNVHDMVDLTAFLDASTGGRVFPSPGGCDEEISLFLYRGNVSKEKIQQLQGKETGLRDHGELIKVHVVPYDKLWRATADAKALTAIALYEMAKRDGLLP